The Dreissena polymorpha isolate Duluth1 chromosome 2, UMN_Dpol_1.0, whole genome shotgun sequence nucleotide sequence atgaaatggtAGCATGCAAGGTGTAAAACTATTGGATGAACATaactttataaaattaaaattgtgaaaGGTATTTAAGTTTGGCATCAAAAATAGTGCAAAATTTGCCAGCTTTGCGGGATAATTAAAAATATGCTCcctcaatttgcaaaatatattccTTTGTGAGACATCTTCAGTGTTACCATGAGTACAAAAGAAGGATGGAATTATCACTATGTTTATTATTCACACTTTACTGAGGTAAAAAGTACAATAGTCTGTTAGCAGAAAAGTCAATTTTTTATATGAcattaatcttcatgaaatcttaATTTTCCTTATTTATTTGCAGGTATAGCATACACGTATATACTCGGTAAAACTGTATCAGCAGAATCAGTAAGTGAAGCGAAAGTTAGTAAACATTGTAAACATTCCCTGGCAAAGcagaaatgaaatgaaacaaactTCAGAAAGCAACCATGACATAAAATGTTTGGCACAGAGGccaaattgagccttgttcttggaaacctgggattaatgcatgtgcatgtgtAAAGATTAGACTGGATTTTTAATTAGAAGGGATTGCCTTAAAAAAACACACCTTAAAATCatcaagtgtcgtcactgattagcctgtgaggactgcacaagcttattcAGATGACAATCTATGCGAATGCATTCAGCCTAGTTTTCTTTGAACGAGGCCTAAGTGAAAGGTTAACTCACCTTCCATTCGTCGTCGAGACCCTTTTGCAGATGTAGGTCTTTGCACTTTGCTAGGTGTCTCTCCCTGCCAATACATTTTGTAACCCTTATCATGAAACACCAGTAACAACATTGAAAAATGACAACAAGAAAATTAGTCAAAATGATGGGAAAGATTCAGAGCTAAAATCACCTTTTTACCTTCCTTATACTGCCCCTCTAGGCTTGTCAACACAGAAATGTTCAATGtctttgcacatttaacaaacttatttaaagtttaaaatataaagaagaacaaaaaatattttacccttaaccacttaaatactcatttttaagcattttaagtcccttagaaagttaaagacctttcttactgtattaaagttttaaaagcttcatttccaaccattagatactgatgagaagcaaacagtaTACAACatgaaaagactgcgagttactcgcaggctgttttggtttaatgctgtttgcacatagccattttcacttgtttctgagtgggaaagggttaacaaccATACTATGAACCCTGATATGTGTGACTTACAGCCTTGACATCCCCGTTCACCATGGATTCCTTGGGGGCATCATTCTCCTTGCCATCTTCTTCACGTCGCTGGGGACATAAATTGAGCAAATTTTACAATACAGCTATGTATTGAAATGATTTATGAGTTGTATTTTCttcaaacgcatgctgttattgtattatttattaataaacataagCTTTACATgtcaaaataaactattctgtttgGTATTGTAAAAGTAATAAACAACATGCCCAGTTTTGTTCTCCACTTTTTTCTAATATATCCAGCGAGGTACAttaattaaacaatcaaaatTATCCTTTTAgataaattattataaacatgACATATTATGTACTGTTATATTATCCTCACTTAATAATACAATATTGCTTtgcatttatgaaaatattaatgcAGGctgatttcaatataaaattaggAATCATATATCATAATCATAACTCAGAAAAATGTGAGTCACTTGGCATGAAAAAGGTGTTTCGCATATCTtcacttcatggtgatgacatattttaagtttcacttCGATCCCTAAAGAAATGTTGAAGTACTTTGCTCCACAAACTTAGAACATACAATCCTTCTGAAATAAAAATGGCTACATGAAAAGTCTTACAATCAAGGAACATGTGGATAATTGATCTTGAAAAAGGTGTCTTAcacatctacacttcatggtgataacatattttaagtttcagttCAATTGCTTCATATATGATGTAGTTTGGTCTGCAAACTCGTAATATTTATGAAGACAGGCTGACAAACCAACCAATCTATCGACAGATACTGTGACTCCAACATAAAGTCGATCAAACTTTGTGAAAAGGGATACAACAATCAGCATGCATAATGTTCTAACTTGAAAccacacaaaaaaacatacaacaaatCATCAAGACAATAAACCTGAAACACAAATACCATGCATAATATTTGAAACCAGTAACCAAATTCAACATGTAACATGTCTTAAACCTTAAGTTGTTCAGGTATGGACATAAAGCTGCTTCTTTTCCGTCTATCCTCTATGCCATGGGGGCGTTTCTTCTCAAAATATCTGTCTTGATCCTTACCAGAAGTCATATCAACATCTTCAGTGGAATGGGTTTCCAAATCCAACCCATTAGGTCCTTTACGATTTTTTATCTTATCATGGGCATAATCATCATTTCTGTACTTTACCTTGTCTCTAGCTTTCTTCTTCTCATGATCTGATGCTAAGTTCTCATCTGTGTCTTTGACATTATTCAGCAGATCGTGTTTAATCTTCAAATCATCATCAACACTTAACCTCTTTCCCTTCTTTCTTACTTTTTGATAGTCCCCCTCTGGTGCAAAGGATTCCACGGTTGCATCAAGATCGTCTTGATTTCTTGAAGACTTCACCTTTCGTGCACCATGTTTCTTTTTATTGTGTGCTACCTCCATTAATGTTCTTCTGTTCTGATCTGCCAAGCTGCTTCTCTTAAGACTCATCCTAACGATGGGATTGGATGGTCGGTTTTGCTTGCTAGTTTTACTTTGAGGACTTTCTGGCGAGCTCGAGTTTCGGACAGCTGGGCTTCCAGCACTCTTGACAGTTTTTGGGCCTTTCCTTTTTGGGGAAACAGGTGACCCCTTTGGTGTGCTAGTCAGTGGGCCCTTATTCTTTGCTTCCTTGAAACCAACATCATCCGATTCCAATTCTACAGGAGACTCAGCACTTTTGCTTTGTTCTGGATTATAAATACTGTTCCCTGATTTTGATTCAACGCTAGGTATTGCAATATCATCTGCTACTGGAACAGGGGAATTTGTTGCTGATACATAAGGTGTGTTTGTATCATCAGTGACTTGAGGTATAACCACTGTATTAACAAACTCATCATTTTTCCTCTTCCTTCTCCGTGCACCCTTCGGCCTTgcactttttttcccttttttaatatttacatctTCAACAGGATTGTCAggaatttcaaaattttcatCCGGAATATTAATTGGTTCATGAACAACTTTATTGTTTTCACTACCAGAAATTTCAGCCAGATTGGTATCTTGTACAAGCTGGTTATATGTAGAAAACTTTCTTGGAATGGGTCTAAGTGGAGTTTCGTCGTCTGCGAACACTTGCTTAGGATTTTCGACCGCAAATGTGGCATCGCCAATGTCCATAGATTCATCAAATTCATTAGACAATAATATGTCAGAGTCAATATCATTTAGATTTTTTGATATTTTGTGCTCCAAATCAATGAGTTCTTCTTCCGTTGGCTGAAATATTTGCTGATCACAATTTTTctcaattatattaataacaaagTCTGTCTGGAAAGTTCATACAGACTCTGATAATATATTGTAATCATGAATCAATGTAATGAAATCTATAAGATATGTATGCActttgaaatattctaaatattaagTAACATGTGTATAAATCTCACTGATATAATGTTGATAGGGAGTTTAATGCAAAGGTGTGTTGCACCCTAAGTTAGACCCAAGGCACCACCAATGTAGAAATTTGATCAGTCAATCAATGATTAAACACTTCAGTGTCTTAGAACCAACATCATACAGTGATATGTTCATGAAATAAAACTTACAATTCAGTTGGTAACAAACATTTCTAACATTCCTTGCTAGCCACCTAAGTCTTTATAGTAATGTTGATTACTGAATTGCTATGAAGCAATTGACGTGTTTATACTCAAAGAACTGTACTTTTTCTGTGAATCAATATACATATGAActagttttacattttttgtgaaacaaaatattgttgttcaagaaaagaaaATACATTATATAATCAAGTATAGTACAAAGTGTGTCAATAAATCAGACTATGATCACACATTCTGGACAACCCTCATGCCTGTGTGCATTAGATGACCTTTATAACATGACCTTcactccaggagtgaaataacgtaatgctcaattttgtttattacactggtgttattacacaagttatataactgtgaaatgacgtcatttttgtgacaaaatgacgtcattattccagcgaatttctaaagttaaactcttttacaatgtgaataaacggtgaaagagcataaaataaaaagaaaatttgttggtcatgttattaatagaatcttagattcgtggtcattttgtattgaatttattaaactcgtcgtAAAAacaaaaactcggcaagcctcatTTTTAACTTCATTAAGATGACTCGTTTAAAAAATTCAATTCAAAACAACCACtgatgcaagatcctatatttaagtAACATCTTAAAAGTATTGTTCAGTAGAACAAGACCTTTATAGGCAATATTTTACATATGCTACATGTAgcatcaaaaatacatttttttcaaacaaggtCATGCATGATTCAtgtcaaataaatacattaatgacAATATAAATTGAACTTGCATGTACACAAAAACTAAATGAAACTTTGATAACACATCACGTGCAATGAAGAAAGTATCCAATAGGCAGCAAAAAAGCAAGAAATTTGTATTACCTTAATTAAAAATTTATCAGTATTCAAAACAATGATTTGTCACTTGATATTTAAGATTTTCTTTCTGATTACATAGTTTGTGTTAGCATAGATCTTTTTTTAGATTGGACATTACCTATTATTACCTATGAAAACTTACCCGCGAGCGACCCGACTTCTGTCTGCTTTCTCGTTCCCTGTCCATGCTTTTATCATCACGGTCTTTCTGTTTATCATCCCGTTCTTTTTGTTTATCATCACggtcctttggttttgcatcACGTTCCTTGGGTTTATCGTCACGATCCTTATGTTTATCCTCAGAACCACGACGTTTATCATCACGATCCCTTTGCTTGTCATCTTTGTCCCGTCTTTTATCATCACGATCTTTATTACGCTCATCTGCACGGTCCCGACTCCTCTTTTCCTGTGGAGCcttttgacaacaatttaagaaACAAATGAACGCTAAGAAATTTGTGGCAAGGTTCCCGATGTATCAGATTCAAGATGATCTGACACAAGAAGAACATGATTTGCCACATCTAACAGGTCATGATCTTTACCAAAGATTTCAAGCTGAGAGGTGTTTGTCTATTTAGCTCATTGTCAAAACtacaattgatattttaaacatttaacaaaacacaTGGCAATGCCACAAAACGAGATTTTTAAAATATCAgtttttaattcaattaatatATAAGTGATAGGTCGTCAAGCTAGGTAGGCTTTTTACCTACCTAAACACACAATTTCAGTGCAATACCTCCACttaaactcaagttattgagagGAAGTTTATTTAAAGTTAACAGTGACTTTTTTCTTGACCCAACTGATCCGAAACACAATCTCAAGTGAAGGGTAATTGTTTTTGTGTATTGCTATTCTCCGCATTGACATACACTCATATAGTTTAATGTTGAAATCTTTTAGTgaatctgagatatagccctgaaaagttacatcatacaacaagagcaccgcataacgggtgccgcgctcggctgcgaaagcttgttaaattttctttttttagaggtcagtgaccttgacctttgacctagtgacccaaaatgggtgtggcgtgtagaactcatcaaggtgcttctatatatgaagtttcaaagttgtatcaggaagcactttgattttagagccaatgtaaaggttttaccACAACgccggcggacggcagacgacgagcaggctatgacaatacctcaggttttctcaaAAAACAACCTCGCTAAAAATAACAAAAGGCTATAACTCTTATTTatgaaagtgtagggttatggttcttgttcaaggcaattctcctcattgatatcaatacacccatcaagtttcatgttgaaatcttgtatagtatcggAGATATAGTcttgaaaagtaacatcatacacAAAAAAGGcaaaactcttatttaagaaagtgtagggatATGGTTCTTAAGCACGGCACTCCTccttattgatatcaatacatccatgaagtgtcatgttgaaatgttgtatggTTTCTGAGGTACAgtcttgaaaagttacatcatacaaaaagcACAATTAGCTACATAGAAATTTCTGAAAGAATGTGATGCATTGCAGAAGACTTTGATGACTCATTTAATCAAGTGTTGATCACTCAATTGCTATGATATGACattttataatttgaaatttaCCAATTTCTTATCAATcttacaattgaccagtcgccaaattatcgatcgctccgcccacatagtcacgtggtctagtgattagaaaactccgacaagcagatcgcaattatagcggattacgtgagggaaattctatatttgtaatgatgtattatgctattttctataatataaattattaaagccgcacactaaactaaactgctttgtaaaacgttaatacaatcataaaaactttagagagaaatggcgttaTCAAATTAAATGAGtaaacggcagactgactatcagaaacgattcttatacatattatatagggagttgatgaaaaatccgttgtaaaaatgagcatttatttcatattgattttgaacttgtattcaaccgtctgacagtaaacccggtggctattcataaataattttgaaaatatttttattaaatggtaatgacatatccatatcatgatgggttttttgtttattaaaaatgtttagatttttgttttattgtgttatttttaaaaagacaccgatttttttttagatataaattaaattttgattgtaaccataatttaatacaggcctaatttcgtggtttcattaacaaatagtctaatatgcattttatttcatttatttttaatgcgaacctgttacatttcactatcaaaaaatgaagtgttggtattacggtgctgttcacaaacattcgaattgaatacatttagcatattatgcatttgcttacttattacaagatggcccttatatgttaattgcaattttcacatttctccccgtatcaatatatgttgtataagaaatgttgttgttgtattataagccgtacattttacacttgaagtcgctttaagctggctaagccgcgttgaaatcacctttttgttgtttttactttagttaaaacaatatttaagtaaacaatttataatgatttcccttgtttatgctccacagaaaataaatatataattggaaatcatttaagtaatcaaaaagttttcttttcttgtgtacagtaccttacaatgccttaatgttccttcattctgagatccacgcaacatactgttatttattaatcatcgacaattacgctgagattaataagcacgtgtggcaattattacgttgcccaaactgcttaataatattgtgcatcaaacggtataacacgttttatagaacacacacctggtgtggttaaactatttattgtgtttgttttctcattactcgttcatatgttcaagaaataaagataaaataataaccttttataaagtatgtatagcacctacaattttgaataatgatcgaacagtaatgatcatgcatttaatataaaatctgtgtaaactcttaaaaattacgtccattccatatgtacaacacgctttgtttgtcggacaaaatggcggccagataagcgttgctgaggggtgtgtgaaaaatcgatatctgattggctgatcgacaaaatgtgggcggagttggcgactggtcaattgcatATCATGAACCTGTCTGTTAATACTTCTTAAAATATGTCCCTCCTGTTGAATGTACTAACTTATTGGGAATTTCTTCTGTGGAATTGCCAAACTTGACTTATAAGTATTGCCAGGACATGAGCTTCAGACATCCGTCTATCAAGTGACCCAACAACCCCACATGGTGAAAATCATTGGGAAGTGATTTTAAAACTTCCATAATAATTGAAGGACACACTCACATGCATGGCAACATTATGGTTTCAGCTATATCGAGCTTGCTGCTGGAGGACTTGACAAACAATGTATTGTTTAGTTACACATCTTAatgtatggattttttttataaagcttACATCATCTTTTTTCTGCCTATCACTGCTTTTTTGTCGCTCTGGTTCCTTTGGTGTTGCCtctttttcttcctttttttcttcttttgaaCTGGACGGCTTACCTCCCTTGTTATTGACTGCATCAACTACACTGTCATTGTCAACCTAGGTGAAAATACAGCGTACCAAACTATGAATACTTGtgcatataaaaatgctcatgcTAAGTCGGAgctgaaataaaacatgtaatatccATCACAAGAAAGCTtgatttgagccttgttctggacaCAAAGGACATaatgcaaagtgtcatcccagattagctcgtGCACTCCAaaaaggctaataagggacaatgGTTTTCGCCTGAACTGGATTTATGTTTTGAAGACACTTCCTTtcaaattccataaaagaggaaagtgtctcTCATACGCATGtgtaaatgcacatgcattgagaagAGTTTTCCCAGATTGGGGCTCGTTTAATTGATACTCCAGACAGGATTCAAACTCCCACAAatacctgcacattttgagaagtcTTCAAACGCTACACTTCAGTTTTCAATAGTGTCCATAGCACTCCTTGATGCAAATTACAAGTTTTATTTGCAATTATTTGCAAAGTTTTTCTTGTTTTCTAAGGAACAACAAAAGTGTCAACACCACCTTTTTTAAGTTAAAGAGTCAGCAAATGCTGCCACTTTTAGGTGACACATGCTGCTATAAACACTTTCTCTAAACGATCCTGTGAAATAGATATAAAGAAATGCATGAAAAATGTCATCTTTATTACCAAATTTAAATGTCTGGCATCAAAAATGAGGACAAagttcaaaacatgccaaaatttgtcATGATGAAAGACAGAGTTATGGGTGTTAGTCCCTGATACATTTCCTGGTTCAGACATTGATGGTACGAAGtatgttttatttcaagaaataTGGTGGATTTAAATAATGCTACATGTATGcaactgatttaaaataaataaacaaagggccataaatctatTAAACAACAGACATAATATGGTTTTCTTTTCATGGTGACGACATCTATATTAAAGGAAAATAAGCTATAAAGGAATTGTACTGAAAAAGAAATAATATtctataacaagagctgtctccataggatgacatatgctccgcgataaacgctttgatagaagttatgagcatttttcgaaaccaaaacgcggttcctaagttcaaggtcaaaggggtcaaaatttgtgtgcctatggaaaggcattgtccatatacacatgcataccaaatatgaatgttacatctgaagcgacatagaagttatgagcattttccgaaacctaaacgcaaagtgtgatggacagacagatggacagacagtgcTCCTCCTTTaagggcataaaaataaaatatgcctcctttaattttaatttttaaagcaaTCTTTAAGAATATATCTAAAAATTTACCATGATTTTTGGAGTTAATTTACTGTATTGGCTGTATATACTCTACTATTAATACAAAGcatatttaaggtagcgcacccgtaatgatttcccgcgttttattttatgatcattgccgatctttaatgatcggttatttccgagagatgcattttatttttttcaaacttcgaattttgatatatgtttatgtaattcCTTTATAATACCGGtacagtattttcacaataaatattgactttgatccaaaaaTCATCTGAAAAATATGATTTCGCAATTTCTTCAAAGATTGCAGAGCCTTTTTTACTGTTTACTtatttatatctaatttaagcttttGCGAATGTGAAGTTGTCATGGCCAAGTGGTAAGGGCAATAGACTAagaatcttttgggatcttcccgcacAGGTTCCAATCCTGCCAACATTGCATACTTTATTTTCTAAcgtattttgattttatatagcatataagctacatgtatgtttattgttaaatatgtcgcaatttttatgcacattcttcaatttttaaaattaaaacaacgttatggctaaatagggtga carries:
- the LOC127867749 gene encoding TRAF3-interacting protein 1-like isoform X3 — encoded protein: MDPKIAKKTQDSLGKFIKKPPLTEKLLSKPPFRFLHDVMTSVIKTTGVMKGLYTDSEMNSENVKDKDSKIAFLQKAVDYVSNASGKTLSVKPAKVVAGHEPEKTNEFLQALAAAIGSKVDNDSVVDAVNNKGGKPSSSKEEKKEEKEATPKEPERQKSSDRQKKDDAPQEKRSRDRADERNKDRDDKRRDKDDKQRDRDDKRRGSEDKHKDRDDKPKERDAKPKDRDDKQKERDDKQKDRDDKSMDRERESRQKSGRSRPTEEELIDLEHKISKNLNDIDSDILLSNEFDESMDIGDATFAVENPKQVFADDETPLRPIPRKFSTYNQLVQDTNLAEISGSENNKVVHEPINIPDENFEIPDNPVEDVNIKKGKKSARPKGARRRKRKNDEFVNTVVIPQVTDDTNTPYVSATNSPVPVADDIAIPSVESKSGNSIYNPEQSKSAESPVELESDDVGFKEAKNKGPLTSTPKGSPVSPKRKGPKTVKSAGSPAVRNSSSPESPQSKTSKQNRPSNPIVRMSLKRSSLADQNRRTLMEVAHNKKKHGARKVKSSRNQDDLDATVESFAPEGDYQKVRKKGKRLSVDDDLKIKHDLLNNVKDTDENLASDHEKKKARDKVKYRNDDYAHDKIKNRKGPNGLDLETHSTEDVDMTSGKDQDRYFEKKRPHGIEDRRKRSSFMSIPEQLKRREEDGKENDAPKESMVNGDVKAGETPSKVQRPTSAKGSRRRMEETGQKIEDDDTPTQPAGRLARPSSARPAPPKRKEDTVQQEPAMRLGSGKPQNLILDDGKDSDEDETFIVEEAAAPPPELEQPAPQAGDDDDEDHGGLVKKIMETKKEYEQPRENKIERPTISDAQRRKQREAVQKEIDKLRSSIQTLTRSANPLGKIMDYVQEDLDSMQKELEKWKQENKEHSLALKREKAITERAVEPLKAQLSEVDQAIKDQLDLIGAVKSNIIRNDQKMEKMLRTIAKS
- the LOC127867749 gene encoding TRAF3-interacting protein 1-like isoform X1; translated protein: MDPKIAKKTQDSLGKFIKKPPLTEKLLSKPPFRFLHDVMTSVIKTTGVMKGLYTDSEMNSENVKDKDSKIAFLQKAVDYVSNASGKTLSVKPAKVVAGHEPEKTNEFLQALAAAIGSKVDNDSVVDAVNNKGGKPSSSKEEKKEEKEATPKEPERQKSSDRQKKDDAPQEKRSRDRADERNKDRDDKRRDKDDKQRDRDDKRRGSEDKHKDRDDKPKERDAKPKDRDDKQKERDDKQKDRDDKSMDRERESRQKSGRSRPTEEELIDLEHKISKNLNDIDSDILLSNEFDESMDIGDATFAVENPKQVFADDETPLRPIPRKFSTYNQLVQDTNLAEISGSENNKVVHEPINIPDENFEIPDNPVEDVNIKKGKKSARPKGARRRKRKNDEFVNTVVIPQVTDDTNTPYVSATNSPVPVADDIAIPSVESKSGNSIYNPEQSKSAESPVELESDDVGFKEAKNKGPLTSTPKGSPVSPKRKGPKTVKSAGSPAVRNSSSPESPQSKTSKQNRPSNPIVRMSLKRSSLADQNRRTLMEVAHNKKKHGARKVKSSRNQDDLDATVESFAPEGDYQKVRKKGKRLSVDDDLKIKHDLLNNVKDTDENLASDHEKKKARDKVKYRNDDYAHDKIKNRKGPNGLDLETHSTEDVDMTSGKDQDRYFEKKRPHGIEDRRKRSSFMSIPEQLKRREEDGKENDAPKESMVNGDVKAGETPSKVQRPTSAKGSRRRMEAPVTFTGDECLSSDEETGQKIEDDDTPTQPAGRLARPSSARPAPPKRKEDTVQQEPAMRLGSGKPQNLILDDGKDSDEDETFIVEEAAAPPPELEQPAPQAGDDDDEDHGGLVKKIMETKKEYEQPRENKIERPTISDAQRRKQREAVQKEIDKLRSSIQTLTRSANPLGKIMDYVQEDLDSMQKELEKWKQENKEHSLALKREKAITERAVEPLKAQLSEVDQAIKDQLDLIGAVKSNIIRNDQKMEKMLRTIAKS
- the LOC127867749 gene encoding TRAF3-interacting protein 1-like isoform X2, encoding MDPKIAKKTQDSLGKFIKKPPLTEKLLSKPPFRFLHDVMTSVIKTTGVMKGLYTDSEMNSENVKDKDSKIAFLQKAVDYVSNASGKTLSVKPAKVVAGHEPEKTNEFLQALAAAIGSKVDNDSVVDAVNNKGGKPSSSKEEKKEEKEATPKEPERQKSSDRQKKDDAPQEKRSRDRADERNKDRDDKRRDKDDKQRDRDDKRRGSEDKHKDRDDKPKERDAKPKDRDDKQKERDDKQKDRDDKSMDRERESRQKSGRSRPTEEELIDLEHKISKNLNDIDSDILLSNEFDESMDIGDATFAVENPKQVFADDETPLRPIPRKFSTYNQLVQDTNLAEISGSENNKVVHEPINIPDENFEIPDNPVEDVNIKKGKKSARPKGARRRKRKNDEFVNTVVIPQVTDDTNTPYVSATNSPVPVADDIAIPSVESKSGNSIYNPEQSKSAESPVELESDDVGFKEAKNKGPLTSTPKGSPVSPKRKGPKTVKSAGSPAVRNSSSPESPQSKTSKQNRPSNPIVRMSLKRSSLADQNRRTLMEVAHNKKKHGARKVKSSRNQDDLDATVESFAPEGDYQKVRKKGKRLSVDDDLKIKHDLLNNVKDTDENLASDHEKKKARDKVKYRNDDYAHDKIKNRKGPNGLDLETHSTEDVDMTSGKDQDRYFEKKRPHGIEDRRKRSSFMSIPEQLKRREEDGKENDAPKESMVNGDVKAGETPSKVQRPTSAKGSRRRMEDECLSSDEETGQKIEDDDTPTQPAGRLARPSSARPAPPKRKEDTVQQEPAMRLGSGKPQNLILDDGKDSDEDETFIVEEAAAPPPELEQPAPQAGDDDDEDHGGLVKKIMETKKEYEQPRENKIERPTISDAQRRKQREAVQKEIDKLRSSIQTLTRSANPLGKIMDYVQEDLDSMQKELEKWKQENKEHSLALKREKAITERAVEPLKAQLSEVDQAIKDQLDLIGAVKSNIIRNDQKMEKMLRTIAKS